Proteins co-encoded in one Flavivirga eckloniae genomic window:
- a CDS encoding PKD domain-containing protein — translation MVYNKLNKKINRSVFALLFITLSLISCYDSGHEDFVPPTGNVNNIQPNTLFTTSAGANDNLSVVFRSYSTDAASYLWDFGDGNTSTEANPDYTYATGGLYTVKLTTTSSDGLVAEASSDVAPIFVGFNHTAVDSEVTFENLTSGASKLVWDFGDGDTVEWNSEEDTEDDPKFNPVHIYASAETFVATLTATNFLGVEVSVSKNIEGLVLSTVPNFTFTTSSLTANFTDDSILAVSHSWDFGDGNTSTEVNPSHTYAVAGTYNVTLTTTNAAGVSKSIVKAVPVGGIEPTFKAIVLNSACNDHTSNTGDNADAWDMTPNSKVIDDALGEIDSPYRALWNNTALQDWLATNCGDADEQPGSTSDGNKFGPDAGGGRGVKINEACRRLYQVVDVEVGVEYTFTIDSRSEAAGVNSEVFILNNEIASEDAINTEAARDTNADAYFLIDNDFNSSKSSSTNDTFTTTTFTFTPSTNKVVIYVRASNAVDSSNEVFYDNIDIITPGF, via the coding sequence ATGGTTTATAATAAATTAAATAAAAAAATCAATAGAAGCGTTTTCGCACTATTGTTTATAACTTTGAGCCTTATATCATGTTACGATAGTGGTCACGAAGATTTCGTACCACCAACTGGAAATGTGAACAATATACAACCAAATACACTATTTACTACTAGTGCAGGTGCTAATGATAATTTATCGGTAGTATTTAGAAGCTATTCAACAGATGCAGCTTCGTATTTATGGGATTTCGGAGATGGCAATACATCAACAGAAGCCAATCCAGATTATACCTATGCAACAGGTGGCCTATATACCGTGAAGCTAACCACAACAAGTTCTGATGGTTTAGTAGCGGAAGCTTCATCGGATGTGGCACCTATTTTTGTTGGTTTTAATCACACTGCTGTAGACTCCGAAGTAACTTTTGAAAACCTAACTTCTGGAGCCAGTAAACTGGTTTGGGATTTCGGTGATGGAGACACTGTAGAGTGGAATTCTGAAGAAGACACAGAAGATGATCCTAAGTTTAATCCCGTACACATATATGCTTCGGCAGAAACTTTTGTAGCAACGCTTACAGCCACTAACTTTTTAGGAGTTGAGGTTTCTGTTTCCAAAAACATAGAAGGATTGGTATTATCTACAGTTCCTAATTTTACGTTTACAACGTCATCTCTTACGGCAAACTTTACAGATGATTCAATTTTAGCAGTATCACATAGCTGGGATTTTGGAGATGGTAATACCTCTACAGAAGTTAACCCTTCGCACACTTATGCAGTTGCTGGTACATATAATGTAACATTAACAACAACAAACGCTGCTGGTGTATCAAAAAGTATTGTTAAAGCCGTTCCAGTTGGAGGTATTGAACCTACTTTTAAAGCTATAGTTCTAAATAGCGCATGTAATGATCACACATCTAATACGGGTGATAATGCAGATGCTTGGGATATGACACCTAATAGTAAGGTTATTGATGATGCTCTGGGAGAAATAGATAGCCCTTATAGAGCGCTTTGGAATAATACAGCTTTACAAGATTGGCTTGCAACTAATTGTGGTGATGCTGATGAGCAACCAGGTTCTACAAGTGATGGTAACAAATTTGGACCAGATGCCGGCGGCGGCAGAGGTGTAAAGATAAACGAAGCTTGTCGTCGACTTTATCAAGTTGTAGATGTAGAAGTTGGTGTAGAATATACTTTTACTATCGATTCGCGTTCAGAAGCTGCTGGTGTTAATTCAGAAGTATTCATTTTGAATAATGAAATTGCTAGCGAAGATGCTATTAATACAGAAGCTGCACGCGATACCAATGCAGATGCTTATTTTCTAATTGATAATGATTTTAATAGCTCTAAATCGTCTAGTACCAACGACACATTTACAACGACTACATTTACATTTACACCTTCAACAAATAAGGTTGTAATATATGTTAGAGCATCAAATGCCGTAGATAGTAGTAATGAAGTGTTCTATGACAATATAGATATTATTACCCCTGGATTTTAA
- a CDS encoding polysaccharide lyase family 7 protein: MKNFRIEILSIVLITFLAVSAACKAQTGSASDSDVKVEKKKKRRKKKKVKLPNIDLSHWKVTLPAVKENGKPYEISPPEILDFASSDIAKPYMYIDSTKGAIVFHAMPTKSKTRNTKYTRSELREQMEPGNNNVNWTFKQGGIMKAKIAMDETSRDSNGKYHRTIIMQIHGRLTNEQRDLIGEDDNNAPPILKIYWDKGKIRVKTKVLKNLNASETEILHEDAWDNDEGFNFEQEVGFNKFTLEVKVSDGKMVIILNGNEYKVYKSVHMRRWGVFENYFKAGNYFQSRDEGAYSKVRFYELEVSH, translated from the coding sequence ATGAAAAACTTCCGAATAGAAATATTAAGTATTGTATTAATAACATTTCTAGCTGTAAGCGCTGCTTGTAAAGCACAAACAGGTAGCGCTTCAGATTCGGATGTTAAAGTTGAAAAAAAGAAGAAGAGAAGAAAAAAGAAAAAAGTAAAACTTCCCAATATAGATTTAAGTCATTGGAAAGTTACTTTGCCGGCAGTTAAAGAAAACGGTAAGCCTTACGAAATTAGTCCGCCAGAGATTCTGGATTTTGCATCAAGCGACATAGCAAAACCTTACATGTATATAGATTCTACCAAAGGCGCAATTGTATTTCATGCCATGCCAACCAAATCGAAAACCAGGAATACCAAATACACGAGGTCGGAATTAAGAGAGCAGATGGAGCCTGGCAATAATAATGTGAATTGGACCTTTAAGCAAGGCGGTATCATGAAGGCTAAAATAGCAATGGATGAAACCTCCAGAGATTCTAATGGGAAGTACCATAGAACTATTATCATGCAAATCCATGGGCGTTTAACTAATGAACAGCGTGATTTGATTGGTGAAGATGATAATAATGCACCGCCAATATTAAAAATATATTGGGATAAGGGAAAAATTCGCGTAAAGACAAAAGTTCTTAAGAATTTAAATGCCTCAGAGACCGAAATACTTCATGAAGATGCCTGGGATAATGATGAAGGCTTTAACTTCGAACAAGAAGTAGGGTTTAATAAGTTTACTTTAGAAGTAAAAGTCTCCGATGGTAAAATGGTAATTATACTAAATGGAAACGAATATAAGGTGTACAAGAGTGTCCATATGAGAAGATGGGGCGTTTTTGAAAACTATTTTAAGGCTGGAAACTATTTTCAGTCTAGAGATGAAGGAGCTTATTCAAAAGTTAGATTTTACGAATTAGAAGTAAGTCATTAA
- a CDS encoding PspA/IM30 family protein — translation MNKYLTKIKYIVLGTCVAIASCVSDDLAEVGDLEDITGPTPFYNVTDVTTSKFDCNDVELWAKYDFKFQAGSNLAVNGTKYQWVITPSDGVTLINKNLPVLKQSIDAELATIVAIEQQIAKLEFKIPCESNPDKVTVLEAEIDALEVQLDAARAGLSDEVLQKVADLESQISALEAATLEDRELIFSFPGPGEYKVGLTVTDNLGKSDFTEKTITVNQAIPTIPIPEIAEPGFEDNSLFDGTGDGRDSWRAPSNSAWSPLGGGTTVIQINTKSEEGILPEGTQAAKFPSDGARVAYQEISVTPGAEYVLTYFTAFEKNSSGEMKVSILTPNTSSYAEAQLEENIIASRTDTNAGRVDDVFKKHAITFEAGENETVIIFATNSGVESRLDSFDITVKQ, via the coding sequence ATGAATAAATATTTGACAAAAATAAAATATATAGTTTTAGGTACATGTGTAGCTATAGCTTCTTGTGTTAGTGATGATTTAGCAGAGGTTGGCGATTTAGAAGATATTACAGGCCCAACACCTTTTTATAATGTGACGGACGTGACTACTTCAAAATTTGACTGTAATGATGTTGAATTGTGGGCTAAATATGATTTTAAGTTTCAAGCAGGTTCAAATTTGGCTGTAAATGGTACAAAATATCAATGGGTCATTACACCTTCTGATGGCGTAACATTAATAAATAAAAACTTACCCGTTTTAAAGCAATCAATTGATGCTGAGTTGGCTACCATTGTAGCAATAGAGCAGCAAATTGCAAAACTGGAATTTAAAATACCTTGCGAATCTAACCCCGATAAGGTTACTGTGTTAGAGGCAGAAATTGATGCACTCGAAGTTCAATTAGATGCAGCAAGAGCAGGGCTTTCAGATGAAGTTTTACAAAAAGTAGCTGATTTAGAAAGTCAAATCTCTGCGTTAGAAGCAGCAACATTAGAAGATCGGGAATTAATCTTTTCTTTCCCTGGTCCAGGTGAATATAAAGTTGGTTTAACGGTAACAGATAACCTTGGTAAATCAGATTTTACAGAGAAAACAATTACTGTTAATCAGGCTATACCAACAATTCCAATACCTGAGATTGCAGAACCTGGTTTTGAAGACAACAGTTTGTTCGATGGAACAGGTGATGGTAGAGATTCCTGGAGAGCTCCAAGTAACAGTGCCTGGAGTCCACTAGGAGGAGGTACTACGGTAATACAGATTAATACAAAATCTGAAGAAGGTATTTTACCAGAAGGTACGCAAGCAGCAAAATTCCCATCAGATGGTGCTAGAGTTGCTTATCAGGAAATAAGTGTTACTCCTGGAGCAGAATATGTACTAACTTACTTTACTGCTTTTGAAAAGAATAGCTCTGGAGAAATGAAAGTATCTATATTAACTCCAAATACTTCTAGCTATGCAGAAGCTCAATTGGAGGAGAATATTATTGCTTCAAGAACAGATACCAATGCGGGAAGAGTAGACGATGTTTTCAAAAAACATGCTATTACATTCGAAGCAGGAGAAAATGAAACTGTAATAATCTTTGCAACAAATTCAGGTGTAGAGAGTAGATTGGATTCATTTGATATAACAGTAAAACAATAG